Below is a window of bacterium DNA.
TCATCGATACCTTGAAAATGTATGGTTATAAATATTAACGAATAATTACCTATGTTTGAAAATCACTTAATTTCACCCAATCGATAACTCCATTAAAAATCAGTACGTGACTAAAATATATAAAAAAATATCCTCGATGACTTGACGTGACTAAGTCTATGTGATAAGATGAAAACGAGGATAAAATATCAAATAAAATAGTCACGAGGTGATTTCATGAATAAACTTCCCTTTCAGGTAGATTTAAATAGAATCGATATATTAAAGGAACTAAATACTGCAAATCATCATATAGGTGAGTTGAAGGGTATACTAAAACTTCTACCCAATCCTGGAGTAGTTTTGAGTTTGATCAGTCTCAGCGAATCGAAAGATTCATCAGCTATTGAAAACATTATAACAACCTATGATGAGATATTTAAGGTCATCGTCTCAAAAACCCCCATTGGCGGAAAGCCAAAGGAAGTGATCAATTATAAGCATGCGATAGCTCATGGCTTGATGTTAATGCAACAAAAAAGCTTTATAAGTACTAATGTTCTTGTTGAGATACAAAGCGTCATCGAGCCCAATAAAGGCGGAATTAGAAAGCTTCCTGGAACGGTTATCATTAACGACAAAACCAACAAAGTTATTCACACCCCACCGCAAAGTGAAACCGAGATTCGTGAACTCATGCATAATCTCGAATTATTTATTAATCAAAATGATGATTACGACCCGCTCATTCAAATGGCTCTTATCCATTTTCAATTTGAAAGCATTCATCCATTTTATGATGGGAACGGAAGAACCGGTCGAATACTAAAT
It encodes the following:
- a CDS encoding Fic/DOC family N-terminal domain-containing protein, translating into MNKLPFQVDLNRIDILKELNTANHHIGELKGILKLLPNPGVVLSLISLSESKDSSAIENIITTYDEIFKVIVSKTPIGGKPKEVINYKHAIAHGLMLMQQKSFISTNVLVEIQSVIEPNKGGIRKLPGTVIINDKTNKVIHTPPQSETEIRELMHNLELFINQNDDYDPLIQMALIHFQFESIHPFYDGNGRTGRILNILYLVLKDKISEPVLYLSKYIMDNREQYYALLKKCNEDIANIKDFVMYILKGISKTSVQTINLIMRINQSIELTKDLMKKRLPDVYRYEIVEHLFSYMYTKNEFFREDLNISRATATKYLKLLEKEGFIVSEPLGKEVIYKNIQLLNLIKE